In Legionella spiritensis, the following proteins share a genomic window:
- a CDS encoding DnaJ C-terminal domain-containing protein — protein sequence MEYKDYYKIMGLDRNASQDDIKRAYRKLARKYHPDVSKEAGAEEHFKELGEAYEVLKDPEKRAKYDQYGQYWKQQEQGFSPGGEEHFYEHFDEGDVSGFQDFINSIFRQRQQQERASFYDVGQDIHAKLAISLDDSFHGAEKNLQLQLPAMDSHGRLEYLQRVVRVKIPAGITDKQQIRLKGQGGQRSGQKPGDLYIEINVMPHPWFRADKKDIYLQLPIAPWEAALGSTIHVPTLGGPVKLKIPKLSQSGKQMRLKGRGLPGHPPGDQYVILEIVIPHKDNEQLNGLYEQMATVAHFNPREKLGVKHD from the coding sequence ATGGAATATAAAGATTATTATAAAATTATGGGCCTGGATCGTAATGCCAGCCAGGATGATATTAAACGAGCTTACCGCAAACTGGCGCGTAAATATCATCCTGACGTCAGTAAGGAAGCCGGGGCTGAGGAACATTTTAAAGAATTGGGTGAAGCCTACGAAGTCCTTAAAGATCCGGAAAAGCGCGCCAAATATGATCAATACGGACAGTACTGGAAGCAGCAGGAGCAAGGGTTCAGCCCTGGTGGCGAAGAGCACTTTTATGAACACTTTGATGAAGGTGATGTTTCGGGCTTCCAGGATTTTATCAACAGTATTTTTCGCCAGCGTCAGCAACAGGAGCGGGCTTCCTTTTATGATGTCGGTCAGGATATTCACGCCAAACTGGCGATAAGCCTTGATGACAGTTTTCATGGTGCGGAAAAAAATCTGCAATTACAGTTGCCTGCCATGGATAGTCACGGCCGGCTGGAATACCTTCAGCGGGTTGTGCGGGTAAAAATTCCGGCAGGTATTACAGACAAGCAGCAAATTCGCCTGAAAGGTCAGGGTGGTCAGAGAAGCGGTCAAAAACCGGGTGATTTGTATATTGAAATCAATGTGATGCCTCATCCGTGGTTTCGAGCGGATAAAAAGGATATTTACCTGCAATTGCCGATCGCACCCTGGGAAGCGGCGTTGGGTTCAACGATTCATGTCCCCACCCTGGGCGGGCCGGTCAAATTGAAAATTCCCAAATTATCGCAATCCGGAAAACAAATGCGCCTTAAAGGGCGTGGTTTGCCCGGGCATCCTCCCGGAGATCAATACGTCATTCTGGAAATAGTGATTCCTCATAAAGACAATGAGCAACTCAACGGATTATATGAGCAAATGGCTACGGTTGCCCATTTTAATCCCAGAGAGAAATTAGGAGTGAAGCATGACTGA
- a CDS encoding MFS transporter has translation MNKIAASHGTKPLSRRAHLGFAWLVWGLAATFYFSDYLARVAPGVMHRSLQIDFGINEAGFGILTASFYIPYILMQIPVGLIVDRFSIRTILTAMSLMTALGCCVFGLANGLMVGSIGRMLIGFSAAFAFVSALRLATSWFPPAMLGLLAGLTQALGMLGAAAGEAPVSLLVAMVGWRHSMLIIAFLFIALAGLLYQFIQDNPNCKFRERKVRPHVPIFESLRIILTHRQTWINALYAGFLFAPTAVIGEAIGPAYLQYGRGLTAHAAAFATGLIFIGWGLSGPLSGWVSDRIGRRKPLLIISALSGIILTSLFVFLPNLDQKTAYLIFFMFGFTNTGVAIAYAVSTEIQDRKVIGTAIAFTNMISIFVGALMQPLVGRLVDLVSGARAFHVETLLLSDFQAGLKVLPVCSLIALVLAMMVRETYCKPLQPPE, from the coding sequence ATGAACAAGATAGCAGCGTCTCATGGCACAAAACCGCTAAGCCGCAGAGCACACCTTGGTTTCGCCTGGTTGGTTTGGGGATTGGCGGCCACTTTCTATTTTTCCGATTACCTGGCCCGGGTAGCACCCGGCGTGATGCATCGTAGTCTGCAAATTGACTTCGGCATCAACGAGGCGGGTTTTGGCATATTGACTGCGTCCTTTTATATTCCCTATATCCTGATGCAAATTCCGGTTGGCTTGATCGTTGATCGTTTTAGTATCCGAACTATTCTGACGGCGATGTCTCTGATGACTGCACTCGGTTGCTGCGTCTTTGGTTTGGCCAATGGTCTGATGGTAGGTTCGATAGGTCGGATGTTAATAGGTTTTAGTGCGGCGTTTGCTTTTGTCAGTGCCTTGCGTCTGGCCACGTCGTGGTTTCCGCCGGCTATGTTGGGGTTATTGGCCGGACTGACGCAGGCTTTGGGTATGTTAGGCGCTGCCGCCGGAGAGGCGCCGGTATCCTTGCTGGTGGCAATGGTAGGCTGGCGGCACAGTATGCTTATCATAGCCTTTTTGTTTATTGCTTTGGCCGGACTGTTGTATCAGTTTATCCAGGATAATCCCAACTGCAAGTTTCGCGAAAGAAAGGTACGGCCTCATGTCCCGATTTTTGAAAGCTTGCGAATTATTCTGACACATCGCCAAACCTGGATAAACGCGCTGTATGCCGGATTTTTATTTGCTCCGACCGCAGTGATTGGTGAAGCAATCGGCCCGGCCTATTTGCAATATGGCCGGGGATTGACGGCTCATGCGGCAGCATTTGCCACAGGCTTGATATTTATTGGCTGGGGTCTCAGCGGACCGCTTTCAGGCTGGGTGTCCGACAGGATAGGCCGTCGTAAGCCGTTATTAATTATCTCTGCGCTGTCTGGTATTATATTGACGTCTTTGTTTGTTTTTCTTCCTAATTTGGATCAAAAAACGGCATATCTTATCTTTTTTATGTTTGGCTTTACCAATACCGGTGTGGCTATCGCTTATGCCGTGTCCACGGAAATTCAGGACAGAAAAGTTATTGGAACGGCGATTGCCTTTACAAATATGATTTCCATCTTTGTCGGAGCGTTAATGCAACCTCTGGTAGGTCGCCTGGTTGATTTGGTATCAGGAGCAAGAGCTTTTCATGTTGAAACGTTATTGCTGTCTGATTTTCAAGCCGGTTTGAAGGTGCTGCCTGTTTGTTCGTTGATTGCCCTTGTTCTGGCAATGATGGTTCGGGAAACGTACTGCAAACCACTGCAGCCGCCCGAATAA
- a CDS encoding helix-turn-helix domain-containing protein: MTTISNEAGDTTASLAESVTQSVQKYFSELKGTDPVDLYQFVLEEVEVPLFRAVMEHCKYNQSRAAVMLGISRGTLRTKLRRYFDDKYVGTRD; this comes from the coding sequence ATGACAACAATCAGTAATGAAGCCGGGGATACAACTGCGTCACTGGCAGAGAGTGTAACTCAATCAGTGCAAAAATATTTCTCCGAGCTGAAGGGAACTGATCCTGTTGACTTGTACCAGTTTGTTCTAGAAGAAGTAGAGGTTCCACTATTTAGAGCAGTCATGGAGCACTGCAAATACAATCAATCACGAGCAGCAGTCATGCTCGGAATCAGCAGAGGAACGTTAAGAACAAAATTGCGTCGCTATTTTGATGATAAATATGTTGGAACACGCGATTAA
- the lolB gene encoding lipoprotein insertase outer membrane protein LolB — protein MNTCKRLSILLLTLLTACAPPRPAEEVAQPEVLPLTERTERTTVISSWEISGAMAARNKNKAWTASINWLQRGANNYQIRLFGPLGSGTVMIDKKGSVVTYRDGPKTVTSNNPDQLLQEQTGIRLPVNNLYYWVRGLPAPGKVQSVKHDRYNHLILLRQDGYTIEYPGYTSVKNTDLPSRIKLQGKGVFIKMVIKKWSV, from the coding sequence ATGAATACCTGTAAACGTTTATCTATCCTCTTACTCACTCTTCTGACAGCCTGCGCACCGCCAAGACCCGCCGAAGAAGTCGCGCAACCGGAAGTCTTGCCCCTGACCGAACGTACCGAGCGAACCACGGTCATTTCTTCCTGGGAAATCTCGGGCGCCATGGCGGCTCGAAATAAAAACAAGGCATGGACCGCTTCCATAAACTGGTTGCAGCGTGGTGCGAACAATTATCAAATCCGCCTCTTTGGCCCGCTGGGCAGCGGTACGGTCATGATTGACAAAAAGGGCAGCGTTGTCACTTATCGTGATGGTCCAAAAACCGTGACCTCAAACAACCCTGATCAATTGTTGCAGGAACAAACCGGAATACGATTACCTGTTAACAATCTCTATTATTGGGTAAGGGGACTGCCGGCACCCGGCAAAGTCCAGTCGGTAAAACATGATCGTTATAATCATCTGATTTTATTACGACAAGACGGCTATACCATAGAGTATCCCGGCTACACATCCGTCAAGAACACGGACTTGCCCAGCCGCATCAAATTACAGGGCAAAGGCGTATTTATTAAAATGGTCATCAAGAAGTGGAGCGTTTAA
- a CDS encoding YdgA family protein — MKKITGLVVILAVLVLGGYYGMGVITERTVKNNLDVVNKTNGLFADVVEYDRGWFKSQASLDWRLHVPEHMAKTPDGQNKMEPAQNYQMQMPLTIYHGPFIFADNGLKFGLGYAQTNFDLPAKYSEQFNALFTAESTKPTLDVSLLVNYFNTSKITMSVPQFKLIAKQGGQFDWMGMDSHVNVSSSMNEISGNFTIDGMRFAKDQQTADIGSISSNYNMHRTDKGLYLGDASISLPSIMIKKQDQVLFELQDFNAQTDSDISGGLLNSNFKSSIDKIVVNGKTYGPGMFAMSIRNLDADALVRINELASKAQQGTDIEKQQAMLAIMPELPKLLSRGAVFEVSDMNFNMPEGTIEGNVKISLPESNVSNPFEMMQKIQGNGKLKVPAPVLKQIIAESVKQKVMKTAMQQAMQASSDPSNAQPVTLDQNLASQVAEQTDKQINAMVQSGVLVENGKDYVVEITLNQGKLTVNGQAFNPAMLKF; from the coding sequence ATGAAAAAAATCACAGGATTAGTGGTTATCCTGGCCGTTCTAGTCCTTGGCGGATATTATGGAATGGGGGTTATTACTGAGCGCACCGTTAAAAATAATCTCGATGTTGTCAACAAAACCAATGGCTTGTTTGCAGATGTTGTAGAATACGACCGTGGCTGGTTTAAGTCCCAGGCGTCGCTGGACTGGCGTTTGCATGTGCCTGAGCATATGGCTAAAACCCCTGATGGACAGAACAAAATGGAGCCTGCACAAAATTATCAGATGCAGATGCCGTTGACGATTTATCATGGTCCATTTATTTTTGCTGATAACGGATTGAAGTTTGGCCTTGGCTATGCGCAAACGAATTTCGATTTACCGGCCAAGTACTCCGAGCAATTCAACGCCTTGTTTACTGCTGAGTCAACCAAGCCGACACTTGATGTCAGCTTGCTGGTTAATTATTTCAACACCAGTAAAATCACTATGTCCGTACCGCAATTCAAATTGATTGCCAAGCAAGGAGGTCAGTTTGACTGGATGGGGATGGACAGTCATGTGAATGTTTCATCATCCATGAATGAAATCAGCGGGAATTTTACTATTGATGGCATGCGTTTTGCCAAAGATCAACAAACCGCTGATATTGGCTCGATTTCCAGTAACTATAATATGCACCGAACGGATAAAGGATTATATCTCGGTGATGCCAGCATTTCGCTTCCGTCCATAATGATAAAGAAACAGGATCAGGTTCTCTTTGAACTCCAGGATTTTAACGCCCAGACGGACAGCGATATCAGCGGCGGATTATTAAATTCCAATTTCAAAAGTTCGATAGATAAAATCGTGGTTAATGGTAAAACCTATGGGCCGGGAATGTTTGCCATGTCGATTCGAAACCTGGATGCGGATGCCCTGGTGCGTATTAATGAATTGGCTTCCAAGGCTCAGCAAGGCACTGATATCGAAAAACAACAGGCGATGCTCGCTATTATGCCTGAGTTGCCCAAGCTCCTTAGCCGGGGTGCGGTGTTTGAAGTTTCTGATATGAATTTCAATATGCCGGAAGGAACGATTGAAGGTAATGTAAAAATTTCCTTGCCCGAAAGTAATGTCTCTAATCCGTTTGAGATGATGCAAAAGATTCAGGGTAACGGCAAATTAAAAGTTCCCGCACCTGTTTTAAAACAGATTATTGCGGAATCAGTGAAGCAAAAAGTGATGAAAACTGCCATGCAACAAGCTATGCAGGCAAGCAGTGATCCATCTAACGCTCAACCGGTTACGCTGGATCAGAATCTTGCTTCACAAGTGGCGGAGCAGACCGATAAGCAAATCAATGCCATGGTTCAATCCGGTGTCCTGGTAGAGAATGGTAAGGACTATGTTGTTGAAATTACTCTTAATCAAGGAAAGTTGACGGTTAATGGCCAGGCATTCAATCCTGCAATGTTAAAGTTCTAA
- a CDS encoding chaperone modulator CbpM, with protein sequence MTDNKGKRVITECEEWYSLSLHEVTYSFGVSEQIIYDIIDEGIVTVRRNEKNELSFDNEALRRIRTALQLHRDLGVNLAGAALALELLNEIERLQILVNDKP encoded by the coding sequence ATGACTGATAACAAGGGCAAGCGGGTGATTACGGAATGCGAGGAATGGTATAGCCTGTCGTTACATGAAGTCACTTATTCCTTTGGGGTTTCGGAGCAAATAATTTACGACATCATTGATGAAGGTATTGTCACCGTGCGCAGGAATGAAAAAAATGAATTATCTTTTGACAATGAAGCGTTACGTCGTATACGAACCGCCTTGCAATTACACCGTGATTTGGGAGTGAATCTGGCCGGCGCGGCCCTTGCCCTTGAACTGCTCAATGAAATCGAGCGATTGCAGATTTTGGTAAACGATAAGCCTTAG
- a CDS encoding ribose-phosphate pyrophosphokinase yields the protein MSTMMIFTGNANPELALQIASHLQIPIGQANVGTFSDGETMVEILENVRGRDVFIIQSTCAPSNNNLMELLIMADALRRSSAGRITAVVPYFGYARQDRRVRSARVPITAKVVADMMASVGICRVLTVDLHADQIQGFFYMPVDNVYSTPVLLEDIKRQNLANLMVVSPDVGGVVRARAIAKRLNDTELSIIDKRRSGPNKSEVMHIIGEPAGRHCVIIDDIVDTAGTLCSAAQQLKNNGAISVRAYITHPVLSGPAVKNITHSSLDEVVVTDTIPLSDVARQCPKIRVVSLGDMLAQAIKRVNVEESVSSMFAE from the coding sequence ATGTCAACAATGATGATCTTTACGGGCAATGCAAACCCAGAGCTTGCCCTTCAAATAGCGTCACATCTGCAGATCCCTATTGGCCAGGCCAATGTGGGAACATTCAGTGATGGCGAAACCATGGTTGAAATTCTTGAAAACGTTCGCGGGCGCGATGTTTTCATCATCCAGTCAACCTGCGCACCGTCCAATAATAATCTGATGGAATTACTCATCATGGCCGACGCGTTGAGACGTTCCTCTGCCGGACGGATCACTGCCGTCGTACCTTATTTTGGCTATGCCCGTCAAGACAGACGGGTGCGTTCGGCAAGGGTTCCGATTACGGCCAAGGTAGTTGCCGACATGATGGCTTCCGTTGGAATTTGCCGAGTGTTAACCGTTGATTTACACGCCGATCAAATCCAGGGTTTCTTTTATATGCCCGTTGATAATGTGTACTCAACACCCGTTTTACTCGAAGATATTAAACGGCAGAACCTGGCCAATTTAATGGTCGTCTCCCCCGATGTGGGCGGTGTCGTACGGGCCAGAGCCATTGCCAAACGTCTGAATGATACGGAACTGTCTATTATCGATAAGCGCCGTAGTGGCCCTAACAAATCCGAAGTCATGCATATCATCGGAGAACCCGCCGGGCGACACTGCGTTATTATTGATGACATTGTTGATACGGCCGGAACCCTTTGCTCCGCGGCGCAGCAACTGAAAAACAATGGTGCCATTAGTGTCCGCGCCTATATCACGCATCCGGTTCTATCCGGCCCGGCTGTGAAAAACATTACTCATTCCTCTCTTGATGAAGTGGTTGTCACCGACACCATTCCTCTTTCAGACGTTGCAAGGCAATGCCCCAAGATCCGGGTGGTCAGCCTGGGGGATATGCTGGCGCAAGCGATTAAGCGCGTGAATGTGGAAGAATCCGTCAGTTCCATGTTTGCGGAGTGA
- the pdxH gene encoding pyridoxamine 5'-phosphate oxidase produces the protein MSKWRTLADIRRDYGVLSLSEEQAHPDPVAQFKMWFEEILTVEKNDPTAMVLSTVDEQGFPDSRVVLLKGVEDGAFVFYTNYKSSKALQLRHTPFAALNFYWPEMARQIRVRGRVKKANKKQSDTYFASRPIASQLSAIASPQSTEIAGRESIEAAFNRLIAEHGQDSVLRPSHWGGYVVIPVEMEFWQGRDNRLHDRIHYFKQKGHWLRRRLAP, from the coding sequence ATGAGCAAATGGCGTACCCTGGCGGATATAAGGCGTGATTACGGTGTCTTGAGTCTCAGTGAGGAGCAGGCACATCCTGATCCGGTCGCGCAGTTCAAAATGTGGTTTGAAGAAATTCTGACTGTTGAGAAAAATGATCCTACGGCAATGGTGCTTTCTACCGTAGATGAACAAGGTTTTCCGGATTCCCGTGTGGTGTTGCTGAAAGGGGTCGAAGACGGCGCGTTTGTTTTTTATACCAATTACAAGAGTTCCAAAGCGTTGCAGCTACGACATACTCCCTTCGCCGCGTTGAATTTTTACTGGCCCGAGATGGCTCGTCAGATCCGGGTGCGTGGTCGGGTAAAGAAAGCAAATAAAAAGCAGTCCGATACTTATTTTGCCAGCAGACCCATCGCCAGCCAGCTTAGCGCCATTGCTTCGCCCCAAAGCACGGAGATAGCCGGGCGTGAATCCATCGAAGCGGCATTCAATCGGTTAATAGCCGAACATGGCCAGGATTCTGTTTTACGTCCAAGCCACTGGGGCGGTTATGTTGTCATTCCTGTTGAAATGGAATTCTGGCAGGGAAGAGACAATCGTCTCCATGATCGGATCCATTATTTTAAGCAGAAAGGACACTGGTTACGTCGCCGTCTTGCTCCATAA
- a CDS encoding SseB family protein, with amino-acid sequence MNSLELAVKTALDSQGDNNKANKAYLEFIKANFIIPIRSTSSAENPEVLFLEEGKNTFLPVFSSENHLRNWAEEISDAIQVLRLSGVDLLKGIGEHVTVCLNIGSPIYKEFNPDELARMRSMVLKLFK; translated from the coding sequence ATGAATAGCCTGGAGCTTGCGGTCAAAACCGCTCTGGATTCACAAGGTGATAATAACAAAGCGAACAAAGCTTACCTGGAGTTTATAAAAGCGAATTTTATAATTCCCATCCGCAGCACTTCCTCTGCGGAAAATCCCGAAGTACTCTTTTTGGAAGAGGGAAAAAACACCTTTTTACCGGTGTTCTCCAGCGAGAACCATCTTCGGAACTGGGCCGAGGAAATCAGCGACGCCATTCAGGTTCTAAGACTTTCCGGAGTTGATCTATTAAAGGGAATCGGGGAACACGTAACGGTTTGCTTAAATATAGGCAGTCCGATTTATAAGGAATTTAATCCGGATGAGTTAGCCAGAATGCGCAGTATGGTACTCAAACTGTTCAAGTAA
- a CDS encoding lysophospholipid acyltransferase family protein has product MKISKLRTLWIIALSVMYTGITCGKAVLMRMTGRINRAWVDITIHKWVKHLLNLVHVQCKVVNPHGVEPQPGRAYIIMCNHSSLYDIPISFKAFPNHSIRMLAKKELSTIPIMGKGMTAAEFPFVDRKNRNQAIKDLEVARRLMESGIVMWIAPEGTRSKDGKLASFKKGAFVTAIEAKATIIPMGIVGAYDILPARTLQFNINQTAEIHIGEAVDASQYTLDNKDELVERVYQTIKALVSEKKESGTQAL; this is encoded by the coding sequence ATGAAAATCAGTAAGCTACGCACTCTCTGGATCATCGCACTTTCCGTAATGTACACCGGAATAACTTGCGGCAAAGCGGTGCTGATGCGTATGACGGGACGAATAAATCGAGCCTGGGTTGACATCACTATTCACAAATGGGTGAAACATCTGCTCAATCTAGTCCATGTCCAGTGCAAGGTCGTCAATCCGCACGGTGTTGAACCGCAACCCGGGCGAGCTTATATTATCATGTGCAATCATAGCAGCCTTTATGACATTCCAATAAGTTTCAAGGCATTTCCCAATCATTCCATTCGCATGCTGGCCAAGAAAGAATTATCAACCATTCCCATTATGGGCAAGGGTATGACGGCGGCGGAATTTCCTTTCGTAGACAGAAAAAACAGAAACCAGGCGATCAAGGATCTGGAAGTGGCACGCCGCTTGATGGAAAGCGGCATCGTCATGTGGATAGCACCGGAAGGAACACGATCGAAGGACGGGAAACTCGCCTCTTTCAAAAAAGGCGCCTTTGTCACCGCCATTGAAGCGAAAGCAACCATCATACCTATGGGGATAGTCGGAGCCTATGATATTTTGCCGGCCCGTACCCTGCAATTTAACATTAATCAAACGGCGGAAATCCATATCGGCGAAGCCGTAGACGCGTCACAATATACCCTGGACAACAAGGATGAACTCGTGGAACGGGTTTATCAAACCATCAAGGCCCTCGTTTCGGAAAAAAAGGAAAGCGGAACCCAGGCTCTGTGA
- the ggt gene encoding gamma-glutamyltransferase, whose translation MFGCAVASQPGTIHEYPPGYAVASAHPLATDAGLEILAAGGNAFDAVVAVSAALAVVEPYHSGLGGGGFWLLHRAKDKKNIVIDGREVAPLRARKDMYLDKDGKPVPGLSLNGGLAAAIPGEPAALAYIAEHYGRLPLAKSLAPAIRLAENGFPIDQQFYYFSTMDDRLQQLRRFPATVKIFLHNGNPYQRGEWLLQPDLAKTLRSLAEKGHAGFYRGEVAKRLVKGVQEAGGIWIMDDLARYQVKVREPLVGAFHNMLIVTTPPPSAGGVSLLIMLNILANYPLQTFSEVMRIHYVVEAMRLAYWQRMEILADPDFVKLPVERLISAGYAAKLRAFISPDKATPSTSFQGKNPVNDDSHTTHISILDAQGNRVAATLSINFIFGSSVVAEGTGVLLNDEMDDFAIKTGESNVFGIVGSDANAIEPGKRPLSSMTPTFLEMPGRVAILGTPGGSRIPTMVLLASLVFSDYKGAISMVSRMRFHHQYLPDVLQFEPETFSPKLQGKLQDMGYHLMALKQYFGDMQAITWDKWSNIITAASDPRHIGRATAVTKNEGNYGVRY comes from the coding sequence ATGTTTGGTTGTGCAGTGGCCAGCCAGCCGGGAACTATCCATGAATATCCTCCCGGGTATGCGGTTGCCAGTGCCCATCCTCTGGCAACCGACGCCGGCCTTGAAATTCTGGCCGCCGGCGGCAACGCGTTTGATGCCGTCGTTGCGGTTAGTGCGGCGCTGGCGGTTGTCGAACCCTACCATTCCGGTCTGGGAGGCGGCGGATTCTGGTTGTTGCACAGGGCAAAAGATAAAAAAAATATCGTGATTGACGGGCGGGAAGTTGCCCCGTTGCGTGCCCGAAAGGATATGTATCTGGACAAGGATGGCAAGCCAGTACCTGGCCTGTCTCTCAATGGTGGTCTTGCCGCAGCAATACCGGGCGAACCAGCGGCATTGGCTTATATCGCGGAACATTATGGCCGCCTTCCTTTGGCGAAATCTCTCGCGCCGGCGATCCGTTTGGCGGAAAACGGTTTTCCGATTGATCAGCAGTTTTATTATTTCTCAACAATGGATGATCGTTTACAACAATTACGACGTTTTCCTGCGACTGTAAAAATTTTTCTTCACAATGGAAATCCGTATCAAAGGGGTGAATGGTTATTACAGCCTGATTTGGCGAAAACCTTGCGGAGTTTAGCCGAAAAAGGGCACGCCGGTTTTTACCGCGGGGAAGTGGCTAAACGACTGGTAAAGGGCGTTCAGGAGGCCGGGGGGATCTGGATTATGGACGATTTGGCCCGTTATCAGGTTAAGGTTCGTGAACCTTTGGTGGGCGCTTTCCATAATATGTTGATTGTTACCACGCCCCCTCCTTCAGCCGGCGGCGTATCGTTATTAATCATGTTAAACATCCTGGCTAATTATCCGTTGCAGACATTTTCGGAAGTGATGCGGATTCATTACGTGGTGGAGGCCATGCGTCTGGCCTATTGGCAACGAATGGAAATACTCGCCGATCCTGATTTTGTCAAATTGCCGGTAGAGCGGTTAATTTCCGCTGGATATGCCGCGAAGTTGCGCGCCTTTATCTCACCGGACAAGGCAACACCCAGTACAAGTTTTCAGGGAAAAAATCCGGTAAACGATGATTCGCACACCACCCATATTTCCATACTGGATGCACAAGGGAATCGGGTGGCTGCAACACTGAGTATCAATTTTATTTTTGGTTCAAGCGTTGTGGCAGAAGGAACAGGGGTTTTGTTGAATGATGAAATGGACGATTTTGCCATTAAGACCGGAGAAAGCAACGTTTTTGGAATCGTAGGCAGTGACGCGAACGCCATTGAACCCGGAAAACGCCCTTTGTCGAGCATGACACCGACGTTTCTTGAAATGCCCGGGCGAGTTGCCATTCTCGGCACACCCGGAGGAAGCCGGATCCCAACCATGGTTTTATTGGCCAGTCTGGTTTTTTCAGATTATAAAGGTGCTATAAGCATGGTCTCACGCATGCGTTTTCATCATCAGTATTTACCGGATGTATTGCAATTCGAGCCGGAAACATTTTCTCCAAAACTGCAGGGGAAACTACAGGACATGGGCTACCATTTAATGGCCTTGAAGCAATATTTTGGTGATATGCAGGCTATTACCTGGGATAAATGGAGTAATATCATTACCGCAGCGTCCGATCCTCGCCACATCGGACGGGCCACGGCGGTAACGAAAAACGAAGGTAATTACGGTGTTCGATATTGA
- the coaD gene encoding pantetheine-phosphate adenylyltransferase, which translates to MEHRVIYPGTFDPVTNGHVDIIKRAATIFPDIVVAVASNAAKRPFLPLETRIRLIRDALADVNGVRVLGFQNLLIDFVQEQHAKIILRGLRAVNDFEYEFQLAGMNRKLSQDIETIFLTPSEHLMFISSSLVREIAGLGGDVSQFVPAGVVKALQDMKERT; encoded by the coding sequence ATGGAGCACCGAGTTATTTATCCAGGTACATTTGACCCCGTGACCAATGGCCATGTGGATATCATTAAACGGGCTGCAACCATTTTTCCTGATATTGTGGTGGCAGTGGCAAGCAATGCCGCAAAACGACCGTTTCTTCCCTTGGAAACGCGAATCAGGTTAATCCGCGATGCGCTTGCGGATGTCAACGGTGTCCGTGTTCTCGGTTTTCAAAACCTCCTGATAGATTTTGTCCAGGAACAACACGCTAAAATAATTCTCCGGGGTTTACGGGCCGTGAATGATTTCGAGTACGAATTTCAACTGGCCGGTATGAATCGTAAATTGTCGCAGGATATAGAAACCATCTTTCTTACACCATCCGAACATTTGATGTTTATTTCTTCAAGTCTGGTGCGGGAAATTGCCGGTCTTGGCGGCGATGTGTCACAGTTTGTGCCTGCCGGGGTGGTCAAGGCATTACAGGACATGAAAGAGCGTACATGA